One Pseudodesulfovibrio sp. JC047 DNA segment encodes these proteins:
- a CDS encoding HI1506-related protein codes for MKFIEITAKRDGFRRCGMRHSTKTSRHKANTFTPEDLEILKNEPQLIVVETNGEDETSEAEPKAEPKAEPKAEPKAEPKAEPKAEPKAEPKAEPKNKGKK; via the coding sequence ATGAAGTTTATCGAAATCACCGCCAAACGCGACGGCTTCCGCCGATGCGGCATGCGCCATTCGACCAAGACCTCCCGGCACAAGGCCAATACGTTTACACCCGAAGACTTGGAGATTCTCAAGAACGAGCCCCAGCTCATCGTGGTGGAGACCAACGGCGAGGACGAAACGTCCGAAGCCGAGCCCAAGGCCGAGCCCAAGGCCGAGCCCAAGGCCGAGCCCAAGGCCGAGCCCAAGGCCGAGCCCAAGGCCGAGCCCAAGGCCGAGCCCAAGGCCGAGCCCAAGAACAAGGGTAAGAAGTAA
- a CDS encoding phage virion morphogenesis protein, whose product MSVDIRVSMDSLHRLADRIAQLGDMDTRPLMDELGAAVVSQTQRRIDSEKAGPDGTPWEPWSESYAKTRHQGQSLLQSFNYLYESIEHILGISGDHAEVGSNLVYAAAQQYGLDMSVIGTRRRIQIPARPYLGISTENEEDLVALVDDFVDRKLRELQ is encoded by the coding sequence ATGAGTGTGGATATCCGCGTCTCGATGGACAGCCTGCACCGACTGGCTGACCGGATCGCTCAACTCGGCGATATGGACACCCGCCCGCTCATGGACGAGCTGGGCGCGGCCGTCGTCTCTCAGACGCAACGCCGGATTGATTCCGAAAAAGCAGGCCCGGACGGTACGCCCTGGGAACCTTGGTCCGAAAGCTATGCCAAAACGAGGCATCAAGGCCAAAGCCTCCTCCAGAGCTTCAACTACCTGTATGAATCCATTGAACACATCCTCGGCATATCCGGCGATCACGCCGAGGTCGGGTCCAATCTGGTCTATGCGGCTGCCCAGCAGTACGGCCTGGACATGAGCGTTATTGGCACCCGCCGCCGGATACAGATTCCGGCGCGTCCGTACCTCGGCATATCCACGGAAAACGAGGAAGACCTGGTTGCCCTGGTTGACGACTTCGTGGATCGCAAACTGCGGGAGTTGCAATGA
- a CDS encoding DUF1320 domain-containing protein: protein MAYATTQDIIDRYGEDQLLILADRDGDGLADEQVTGRAIADADSEIDLHLSKLYDLPLAAVPSVLVQVAVDIAIYRMCNSDALVTEEIRRRYEDARSILRRIAKGEVQLGLPELEKSSGTASSPAIVNGPPRVFGRKRGGGLP from the coding sequence ATGGCTTACGCCACCACTCAAGACATCATAGACCGGTACGGCGAGGATCAACTCCTGATCCTTGCCGACCGGGATGGTGACGGTCTCGCCGACGAACAGGTCACGGGCCGGGCTATTGCGGATGCCGATTCCGAAATCGATCTGCACCTGTCCAAGCTCTACGACTTACCGTTGGCGGCCGTCCCGTCCGTCTTGGTTCAGGTCGCCGTCGATATTGCCATTTACAGAATGTGCAACTCCGACGCCCTGGTCACCGAAGAAATCCGCCGCCGCTATGAGGATGCCCGGTCGATTTTGCGCCGGATCGCCAAGGGCGAAGTGCAGCTCGGTTTGCCCGAACTCGAAAAGTCCTCTGGCACGGCATCATCCCCGGCCATTGTCAACGGGCCGCCCCGTGTGTTTGGTCGCAAACGAGGCGGAGGGTTGCCATGA
- a CDS encoding Mu-like prophage major head subunit gpT family protein: MIINHGTLNALFTGFKTIFNKAFEGTPSDWKKLAMIVPSSTSQEVYAWLGATTGFREWLGDRVIQALKSHKFTIVNRTFENTVGVPREAIEDDQLGVYNPMVANLGYDTQTFPDLLIFGLLKDGFTGLCYDGQPFFDADHPVYDPKTKKEVSVSNVQAGSEAPWFLLDVSRPVKPIIFQQRRKFDFVSMTDKKDRNVFMQKEYVYGVDGRCEAGYGLWQMAHGSKAPLNTTNYKAARAALMSMKGDNGNPLGIRPTLLVCGPGNEGSALEVLKAERDANGATNVYRNTADLLVTPWLA, from the coding sequence ATGATTATTAATCATGGGACTCTGAATGCCCTGTTCACGGGCTTCAAGACCATATTTAACAAGGCATTCGAAGGGACGCCCAGCGATTGGAAAAAACTGGCCATGATCGTGCCGTCCTCCACTTCTCAGGAAGTCTATGCATGGCTCGGTGCCACGACCGGCTTTCGCGAATGGCTCGGCGACCGCGTCATTCAGGCGCTCAAAAGCCACAAATTCACCATCGTCAACCGGACCTTTGAAAACACCGTTGGCGTTCCCAGGGAGGCCATCGAGGACGATCAGTTGGGCGTTTACAACCCGATGGTCGCCAATCTTGGCTATGATACCCAGACCTTTCCCGATTTGCTGATCTTCGGTCTGCTCAAGGACGGTTTCACCGGCCTTTGCTATGACGGCCAGCCTTTCTTTGATGCCGATCACCCCGTCTACGATCCCAAGACGAAAAAGGAAGTCAGCGTATCCAACGTCCAAGCCGGTTCCGAAGCTCCGTGGTTCCTGTTGGATGTTTCCCGGCCCGTAAAGCCGATCATCTTCCAGCAGCGCCGTAAGTTCGATTTCGTCTCCATGACTGACAAGAAAGACCGCAACGTCTTCATGCAGAAGGAATATGTCTACGGCGTGGATGGCAGATGCGAGGCCGGTTATGGCCTGTGGCAGATGGCCCATGGCTCCAAGGCCCCGCTGAACACGACCAACTACAAGGCCGCTCGTGCCGCGCTCATGTCCATGAAGGGCGACAATGGCAACCCGCTGGGCATTCGTCCCACATTGTTGGTCTGCGGTCCCGGCAACGAAGGTAGCGCCCTGGAAGTGCTCAAGGCAGAACGCGATGCCAATGGTGCCACCAACGTCTACCGCAACACCGCCGATCTGCTGGTCACTCCGTGGCTCGCGTAA